One genomic region from Deltaproteobacteria bacterium encodes:
- a CDS encoding 2-oxo acid dehydrogenase subunit E2 codes for MTKFTALQNPSPWRRIAVASWRAPNDPTVYGLLQFDFTQGLAFLERLRAEGAGKITVTHLVARAAALTLRQFPEMNGIIRWGKIYLRNTVDIFLQMATREEGGRHDLSGAKIDSCDRKTIGEIARELRDKSEKIHARKDPQFTATLRLLKWIPACLLPFTLRLISFLIHDLRLHSRVLGLPEDPFGSAMVTNIGSLGSSAGFAPITPMSRVPLILCVGEIQLRPWVVDGQVVARPILEMGATFDHRFMDGAAAAQILKAFRELIESPEKIL; via the coding sequence ATGACAAAATTCACAGCTCTTCAAAATCCAAGCCCCTGGAGACGTATTGCTGTCGCAAGTTGGCGGGCGCCGAACGATCCGACTGTTTATGGGTTGCTGCAATTCGACTTCACCCAGGGCCTTGCCTTTCTGGAAAGACTGCGGGCGGAAGGGGCAGGGAAGATCACGGTGACTCATCTGGTCGCCAGGGCAGCAGCGCTCACGCTTCGCCAATTTCCCGAGATGAATGGAATCATTCGTTGGGGAAAGATCTATCTTCGAAACACGGTGGATATTTTTCTGCAGATGGCAACCCGGGAAGAGGGCGGGCGCCACGATCTCTCGGGGGCCAAGATTGACTCTTGTGATCGTAAAACTATTGGAGAGATTGCCAGGGAGCTGCGCGACAAGAGTGAAAAAATCCACGCCAGAAAAGACCCTCAGTTCACCGCAACCCTGCGCCTCTTGAAATGGATTCCCGCTTGTTTGCTCCCTTTTACTCTTCGCCTCATCAGCTTTCTGATCCACGATCTGCGCCTCCATTCACGGGTCTTGGGTCTGCCCGAGGATCCCTTCGGTTCTGCGATGGTAACCAACATTGGTTCGCTCGGGAGTTCGGCGGGCTTTGCCCCCATCACTCCGATGAGTCGGGTTCCGCTGATCCTCTGTGTGGGTGAAATTCAGCTGCGTCCCTGGGTGGTGGATGGACAAGTAGTTGCCCGTCCTATCCTCGAGATGGGTGCCACCTTTGATCATCGTTTTATGGATGGAGCCGCTGCGGCTCAGATTCTAAAGGCATTCCGCGAACTGATTGAATCGCCGGAAAAAATTTTATAA